A single window of Nematostella vectensis chromosome 4, jaNemVect1.1, whole genome shotgun sequence DNA harbors:
- the LOC116617411 gene encoding cys-loop ligand-gated ion channel isoform X2 yields MSQEENREVTVNIRCSIISVGDIDTVRQEFKCDIFVCATWREPRLQGKENKDVDWSEEWNPRITFFNAVSIDSNQKKRNLIYLPGDDVPLAQESYRLVGTFKENLELYDFPMDCQELTVTLMSDWTDRVVEFRKDMTRMDNVRHETFTAVHEWELGDHVATEATRTKDNQASSANNYPIYHIRAHVRRKNGYYLWNVVTIMLLIGALAFASFSVDISAPADRLSVTLTLLLTAVAFKFVVSQSLPTISYLTILDKYVLAVLVFLCGVAVENAVAAAISRQSVQKLFDRICLYVFVGIYVLIHIIGLIVVIIKTRGVSQRMANLSRAYKDRSREIAGWLKKAEKEKLEQENKPKNTIHVASL; encoded by the exons GTAACGGTGAACATAAGATGCTCCATCATCTCGGTGGGTGACATAGACACGGTGAGGCAAGAGTTCAAATGCGACATCTTCGTTTGCGCCACCTGGAGGGAGCCGAGACTTCAAGGCAAGGAGAATAAG GATGTAGACTGGAGCGAGGAATGGAACCCAAGGATCACCTTTTTCAATGCTGTTTCAATAGACAGTAATCAGAAGAAACGCAATTTGATTTACTTACCAGGGGACGACGTCCCACTAGCACAGGAAAGTTATAGACTCGTGGGCACCTTCAAGGAGAACCTCGAGCTCTATGACTTTCCCATGGACTGCCAG GAACTGACGGTGACTCTCATGTCCGATTGGACCGATCGCGTGGTTGAGTTTCGCAAGGACATGACGCGCATGGACAACGTACGCCACGAGACATTCACAGCAGTACACGAGTGGGAACTCGGAGACCACGTGGCGACAGAGGCGACGAGAACAAAGGATAACCAAGCGAGCAGCGCTAATAACTACCCAATATACCACATAAGAGCACATGTGCGGCGCAAGAACGGGTATTATCTATGGAACGTCGTCACGATCATG CTGCTGATTGGTGCTCTGGCATTTGCGTCATTCTCCGTCGACATATCTGCGCCCGCGGACAGACTCAGCGTCACCTTAACGCTTCTGCTGACAGCTGTGGCGTTCAAGTTCGTGGTATCGCAAAGTCTGCCCACCATTTCCTATCTCACTATACTG GATAAGTACGTGCTCGCTGTGCTGGTGTTTTTGTGCGGTGTAGCGGTGGAGAACGCGGTGGCTGCTGCTATCTCCCGTCAATCTGTCCAAAAGCTCTTTGACCGCATCTGTCTCTATGTGTTCGTCGGCATTTATGTACTCATCCATATTATCGGGCTGATCGTAGTCATCATCAAG ACAAGGGGAGTATCCCAGCGAATGGCGAATCTCTCTCGTGCTTACAAG GATCGGTCGAGAGAGATCGCGGGATGGCTAAAAAAGGCAGAGAAAGAAAAGCTAGAACAAGAAAACAAGCCAAAAAACACGATCCATGTAGCAAGCTTATAA
- the LOC116617411 gene encoding cys-loop ligand-gated ion channel isoform X1: MSLASLNPVDNKISAVLSRLDNIESILNGIEANTRASDDLVNHVFRDDLNEKVTVNIRCSIISVGDIDTVRQEFKCDIFVCATWREPRLQGKENKDVDWSEEWNPRITFFNAVSIDSNQKKRNLIYLPGDDVPLAQESYRLVGTFKENLELYDFPMDCQELTVTLMSDWTDRVVEFRKDMTRMDNVRHETFTAVHEWELGDHVATEATRTKDNQASSANNYPIYHIRAHVRRKNGYYLWNVVTIMLLIGALAFASFSVDISAPADRLSVTLTLLLTAVAFKFVVSQSLPTISYLTILDKYVLAVLVFLCGVAVENAVAAAISRQSVQKLFDRICLYVFVGIYVLIHIIGLIVVIIKTRGVSQRMANLSRAYKDRSREIAGWLKKAEKEKLEQENKPKNTIHVASL, translated from the exons ATGTCTTTGGCTTCCTTGAACCCAGTGGATAATAAGATTTCAGCAGTTCTCTCGCGACTGGATAATATTGAGAGCATTCTTAATGGTATTGAGGCAAATACACGCGCAAGCGACGATTTGGTGAACCATGTATTTAGAGATGACTTGAACGAAAAG GTAACGGTGAACATAAGATGCTCCATCATCTCGGTGGGTGACATAGACACGGTGAGGCAAGAGTTCAAATGCGACATCTTCGTTTGCGCCACCTGGAGGGAGCCGAGACTTCAAGGCAAGGAGAATAAG GATGTAGACTGGAGCGAGGAATGGAACCCAAGGATCACCTTTTTCAATGCTGTTTCAATAGACAGTAATCAGAAGAAACGCAATTTGATTTACTTACCAGGGGACGACGTCCCACTAGCACAGGAAAGTTATAGACTCGTGGGCACCTTCAAGGAGAACCTCGAGCTCTATGACTTTCCCATGGACTGCCAG GAACTGACGGTGACTCTCATGTCCGATTGGACCGATCGCGTGGTTGAGTTTCGCAAGGACATGACGCGCATGGACAACGTACGCCACGAGACATTCACAGCAGTACACGAGTGGGAACTCGGAGACCACGTGGCGACAGAGGCGACGAGAACAAAGGATAACCAAGCGAGCAGCGCTAATAACTACCCAATATACCACATAAGAGCACATGTGCGGCGCAAGAACGGGTATTATCTATGGAACGTCGTCACGATCATG CTGCTGATTGGTGCTCTGGCATTTGCGTCATTCTCCGTCGACATATCTGCGCCCGCGGACAGACTCAGCGTCACCTTAACGCTTCTGCTGACAGCTGTGGCGTTCAAGTTCGTGGTATCGCAAAGTCTGCCCACCATTTCCTATCTCACTATACTG GATAAGTACGTGCTCGCTGTGCTGGTGTTTTTGTGCGGTGTAGCGGTGGAGAACGCGGTGGCTGCTGCTATCTCCCGTCAATCTGTCCAAAAGCTCTTTGACCGCATCTGTCTCTATGTGTTCGTCGGCATTTATGTACTCATCCATATTATCGGGCTGATCGTAGTCATCATCAAG ACAAGGGGAGTATCCCAGCGAATGGCGAATCTCTCTCGTGCTTACAAG GATCGGTCGAGAGAGATCGCGGGATGGCTAAAAAAGGCAGAGAAAGAAAAGCTAGAACAAGAAAACAAGCCAAAAAACACGATCCATGTAGCAAGCTTATAA